A genomic segment from Aspergillus chevalieri M1 DNA, chromosome 7, nearly complete sequence encodes:
- a CDS encoding phosphotransferase family protein (COG:S;~EggNog:ENOG410PWDK;~InterPro:IPR011009,IPR002575;~PFAM:PF01636), producing MDFDHLAEQESQRIFKKWIQHLVKNSSETLVTKLALRHRPGIPVSTTRFSHGAFNFCYQVAYEDGSRLLVRFTALGRAVFRHEKVQDEVAVMRYLAENTSIPVPTVLGSGSCAVGPYVVMTLLEGNLLSRYLRDPMKKIETLNLHISECALKKAYRDMADIVLELSKPEFSFIGALKLDESGDWSVHKRPLTFNMNRIAQFSNIPPSAFAKQRFNNATDYFEELAKQHLYHLEYQRNDAVINEDDCRKKYIARCLFRKISRKASKEHRHGPFHLFCDDFRPDNILVDQSKLEIIGAFDWEWSYAAPAEFTHAAPWWLLLERPEDWEMNLDHFLERYMPRLSIFLEALRECESRKIGDGSLTEEQCLSDAMEDSMENGLFWFCLAARHGAMFDEIYWAFLDQRYFGSFTTLEDRMRLLSDEERMNLDDFVQRKLQQSSEGTLESYMSIDDIAQL from the coding sequence ATGGACTTTGATCATCTCGCCGAGCAAGAATCCCAACGAATATTCAAAAAATGGATCCAACACCTTGTTAAGAACTCCTCGGAGACGCTGGTCACCAAGCTAGCCCTTCGACACCGGCCTGGTATACCAGTGTCAACAACACGGTTCTCCCATGGAGCCTTCAACTTTTGCTACCAAGTCGCTTACGAGGATGGCAGTCGCCTTCTGGTCCGGTTCACGGCTCTGGGCCGAGCCGTGTTTCGCCACGAGAAGGTTCAGGATGAGGTTGCCGTTATGAGATACTTGGCTGAGAACACATCGATACCCGTTCCCACGGTACTGGGCTCCGGGAGCTGTGCAGTTGGGCCCTACGTCGTCATGACCCTTTTAGAGGGTAATTTGTTATCGAGGTACCTCAGAGATCCGATGAAAAAGATCGAGACGTTGAATCTTCATATTTCCGAGTGTGCGTTGAAGAAGGCATATCGGGACATGGCTGACATTGTCTTGGAATTGTCAAAGCCGGAATTTTCGTTCATTGGAGCTCTGAAACTGGATGAATCGGGCGACTGGTCTGTACACAAGAGGCCGTTGACGTTCAATATGAACCGGATAGCGCAGTTCTCCAATATCCCGCCTAGCGCATTCGCGAAGCAACGCTTTAACAATGCCACCGATTACTTTGAAGAACTCGCCAAACAGCATCTATACCATCTCGAGTACCAGCGCAATGATGCTGTCATTAATGAAGACGACTGTCGAAAGAAGTACATTGCTCGCTGCCTTTTCCGCAAGATATCAAGGAAGGCGTCCAAGGAACACCGCCATGGCCCTTTCCATCTATTCTGTGACGACTTCAGACCCGACAATATTCTGGTCGACCAATCAAAGCTTGAGATTATCGGTGCTTTTGACTGGGAATGGTCGTACGCTGCCCCTGCGGAATTCACCCACGCTgcgccctggtggctgctactCGAGCGCCCAGAAGACTGGGAAATGAATCTCGATCACTTCCTAGAGCGCTACATGCCTCGACTCTCCATATTCTTAGAGGCACTTCGCGAATGCGAATCGAGGAAGATCGGTGATGGTTCGCTGACAGAAGAGCAATGCCTCTCAGACGCCATGGAGGACTCCATGGAAAACGGGCTATTCTGGTTTTGCCTCGCGGCAAGACACGGCGCCATGTTTGACGAGATATACTGGGCCTTCCTCGATCAAAGATATTTTGGGTCGTTTACCACTCTCGAAGACCGAATGCGTCTTTTGAGCGATGAAGAACGGATGAACCTCGATGACTTTGTGCAGCGCAAACTGCAGCAGTCAAGTGAGGGGACGTTGGAATCATATATGAGCATTGATGACATTGCTCAGCTGTAG
- a CDS encoding uncharacterized protein (COG:S;~EggNog:ENOG410PYW1;~InterPro:IPR038814;~TransMembrane:1 (o56-73i)) gives MLSSLWGSKPSSPSTSTPSSSTETKSETQLSHSANPNEPSTTPPQNQQSTFPQRPLKLLLAGTTFVTLSLYLTRRALRTRHLAAIPPYYTSSTYHHPPVNGALDAFEAFNLATINVVSFAMVGTGGVMWKLGVNDLEDARRITRRYIKGVGEGPEGIGGAKSGKEEDEEAEKAIEKWVVETLGLKGYEEKKREILEERERARNEKSEK, from the coding sequence ATGCTCTCCTCCCTCTGGGGCTCCAAGccctcatcaccatccacATCTACTCCCTCCAGCTCAACCGAAACCAAAAGCGAAACCCAACTCTCTCACTCCGCCAACCCAAACGAACCCTCCACCACCCCTCCTCAAAACCAGCAAAGCACCTTCCCCCAACGCCCCCTCAAACTCCTCCTCGCCGGCACAACCTTCGTAACACTTTCCCTCTACTTAACCCGCCGCGCCCTCCGCACGCGCCACCTCGCCGCCATCCCACCCTACTACACCTCCTCGACCTACCACCACCCACCCGTCAATGGCGCGCTAGACGCCTTCGAGGCCTTTAACCTGGCGACGATCAATGTGGTTAGTTTTGCGATGGTGGGGACGGGTGGTGTTATGTGGAAACTGGGTGTTAATGATTTGGAGGATGCAAGACGGATCACCAGGAGGTACATTAAGGGTGTTGGTGAGGGCCCTGAGGGGATTGGTGGGGCGAAGAGtgggaaggaggaggatgaggaggcggagaaggCGATTGAGAAGTGGGTTGTTGAGACGTTGGGCTTGAAGGGgtatgaagagaagaagagggagattttggaggagagggagagggcgcGGAATGAGAAGAGTGAGAAGTGA
- a CDS encoding putative G-patch domain protein (COG:S;~EggNog:ENOG410PGDM;~InterPro:IPR000504,IPR036443,IPR035979,IPR012677, IPR000467,IPR001876;~PFAM:PF01585,PF00641,PF00076;~go_function: GO:0003676 - nucleic acid binding [Evidence IEA]) translates to MSHTYANDNMYPPGPVQRPFPSRDNRDGRMYDDRSRSRSRSPGEDRQRPAADRQHEYSRDRDSRNRRDRDRDDYRRRPSSRSPPPRGGRSTYRDRDSPRYYSRSRSYSRSRSRSPRRSRGPYYGQESREVMMDGLPVEMAEEDISSELNEFYHVEGLEEVRVIRDRQTKVSRRLGFLRFCDLDHSRAFLEPNFPSIYFNGPNHSGDDRGTRVRIAYSREREDRARARAEGDWTCRMCAIVNYSTRQKCFRCQAPRPEAGPAGPPGIAAPKVENHGDNDVAPDNQPSQFLIFRGLESSVTEELLAKGVAKLYKPASGGSDNTSKTEKKGAKVASTTGDSNLGAREGSIRRVLLVRDRKTNESWRYGFAEFATVQDAQAAVTRLNSFEKFTISSRPVLVSYIHAGVFVPVMNPTAATERFTFSPLLNPSLKLMYWDEEGYVTELTVSPAEADHAQGQPKSDATTAQDQAKSSKDPEKSKKRKADANANAGSKKVVASHLQFWSNRHAELHGIKRKNPDEIAPGESGSDGGSPSDVAPPSQSYADLNRNCCYLCMRQFKTPAEVNCHERLSQLHRTNLQNEDLVSKATNKLVKHGIVPPTPEYRDRAKERRKAFGSTKPPTTTTKARPTARAPPGEKEEEPPAQQPSKGASLLSKMGWSAGSGLGAQGTGMTAPIATEIYAQGVGLGAQGSKIGDAAEEAGRNTRNRYDEFLEKTRQTARERYERLDK, encoded by the exons ATGTCTCACACGTACGCCAACGATAATATGTACCCACCGGGTCCTGTCCAGCGACCCTTCCCTTCCCGCGATAACCGAGACGGCCGCATGTACGACGACCGTTCTCGATCCCGATCACGCTCGCCTGGCG AAGACCGCCAGCGCCCCGCAGCAGACAGACAACACGAATACTCCAGGGATCGCGACTCAAGAAACCGTCGAGACCGAGACCGAGATGACTACCGTCGCCGGCCATCATCGCGTTCGCCTCCTCCCCGGGGCGGGAGATCGACATACAGAGACCGCGATTCGCCTCGGTACTACAGTCGCAGCAGGAGCTACAGCcgcagtcgcagtcgcagccCTCGACGGAGTCGCGGACCGTATTATGGCCAGGAAAGCAGAGAAGTCATGATGGACGGGTTACCGGTGGAGATGGCAGAAGAAGAC ATTTCGAGTGAACTCAATGAATTTTACCATGTCGAGGGTTTGGAAGAGGTTCGGGTGATTCGTGACCGACAGACGA AGGTTTCACGACGACTGGGATTCCTTAGGTTCTGCGATCTTGATCATTCGCGCGCATTCTTGGAGCCCAACTTCCCTTCTATCTATTTTAATGGACCGAATCACAGTGGCGACGACCGCGGAACGAGAGTTCGCATCGCATATAGCAGAGAAAGGGAAGATCGGGCTCGCGCCAGGGCGGAGGGTGATTGGACATGTAGAATG TGCGCAATCGTGAACTACTCTACTCGTCAGAAATGCTTCCGTTGTCAAGCTCCTAGGCCCG AAGCTGGTCCGGCCGGCCCACCCGGTATAGCTGCTCCAAAGGTCGAGAATCACGGTGATAACGATGTTGCTCCGGATAACCAGCCCTCCCAGTTCCTAATCTTCAGAGGACTGGAGTCTTCTGTTACAGAAGAGCTTCTGGCCAAAGGAGTTGCGAAGTTGTATAAGCCAGCATCTGGCGGCTCGGATAACACGTCCAAGACTGAGAAAAAGGGAGCCAAGGTGGCTTCTACGACTGGAGATTCTAACTTGGGAGCTCGGGAGGGTTCTATCCGCCGTGTTTTGCTGGTGAGAGACCGCAAAACCAACGAAAGCTGGCGGTATGGATTTGCGGAATTTGCTACAGTTCAG GATGCACAAGCTGCCGTGACCCGGCTTAATTCATTTGAGAAATTTACCATCTCGTCCAGACCGGTCCTGGTCAGCTACATCCACGCCGGCGTGTTTGTGCCAGTAATGAATCCTACGGCAGCCACAGAGCGATTTACTTTTAGCCCTCTGTTGAACCCATCATTAAAGCTCATGTATTGGGATGAAGAGGGTTACGTCACGGAACTCACGGTGTCGCCTGCAGAAGCAGATCACGCTCAGGGACAACCCAAGAGCGATGCAACGACTGCTCAGGACCAAGCAAAAAGCAGCAAAGATCCCGAGAAgagcaaaaagagaaaggcaGACGCCAATGCCAATGCTGGTTCCAAGAAGGTTGTAGCGTCACATTTGCAGTTCTGGAGTAATCGACACGCAGAATTGCACGGCATTAAAAGGAAGAACCCCGACGAAATAGCCCCTGGAGAATCCGGCTCGGACGGTGGTTCTCCTTCCGATGTAGCTCCGCCCTCGCAATCCTATGCAGACTTGAACCGCAACTGCTGCTATCTATGCATGCGCCAGTTCAAAACCCCAGCAGAAGTCAACTGCCACGAACGCCTCAGTCAGCTCCACCGCACAAACCTCCAAAACGAAGACCTAGTATCCAAAGCAACCAACAAACTCGTCAAACACGGCATCGTCCCACCCACACCAGAATACCGAGACCGCGCAAAAGAACGCCGCAAGGCATTCGGCAGCACCAAGCCacccaccacaaccacaaaGGCGAGACCCACCGCTCGTGCTCCACccggagagaaagaagaagaaccccCGGCCCAACAACCGTCCAAGGGCGCCTCACTGCTCAGTAAAATGGGCTGGTCGGCTGGTTCTGGTCTTGGTGCTCAGGGGACGGGCATGACGGCGCCGATTGCGACGGAGATTTATGCGCAAGGGGTCGGGTTGGGTGCGCAGGGTAGTAAGATTGGTGATGCTGCTGAGGAGGCGGGGAGGAATACGAGAAATCGGTATGATGAGTTTTTGGAGAAGACAAGGCAAACGGCGAGGGAGAGGTATGAGCGGTTGGATAAGTAG
- a CDS encoding glycoside hydrolase family 13 protein (CAZy:GH13;~COG:G;~EggNog:ENOG410PGUZ;~InterPro:IPR017853,IPR006047,IPR013780;~PFAM:PF00128;~go_function: GO:0003824 - catalytic activity [Evidence IEA];~go_process: GO:0005975 - carbohydrate metabolic process [Evidence IEA]) gives MAKSSNQIHRAWWKECSVYQIWPASYKDSNEDGIGDIPGIISKLDYIKNLGVDIVWLCPSYKSPQVDMGYDIADYYNIADEYGTVADVEKLIQECHERGMKLLMDLVVNHTSDQIEWFKKSRSSKDNEYRNWYVWKPPRFDEQGNRHPPNNWMSHFQGSAWQYDELTGEYYLHLYATEQPDLNWEHPPVRDAVHDIMRFWLDKGADGFRMDVINFVSKDQRFPDVPVKDPRTPWQWADRYYANGPRLHEYLQGLGDILKEYDAFSVGEMPFVKDTNEVLKAVRYDRNEINMIFNFEHVDIDHGTYDKFEPGNWKLTDLKEFFERWQTFMYDNGGWNALYWENHDQPRSIDRYTNAKEEHHVISSKMLATVLALHGGTPFVYQGQEIGMRNIPPSWGMEEYKDIDCLNHWNPLVRDRPSDINAQTIARQEYQKKSRDNARTPVQWTSAPNAGFTGPNTKPWMSVNPNYTSINAEAQINDPNSTYSFWGRVLGLRKKYLDIFVYGNYTLVDRDSQEVFAFTRQYENQKAIVVCNWTETAREWSAKANGIEGVEEVILDNWEGVQETAQRLEGGKWSLRPYEAVVALL, from the exons ATGGCCAAATCCAGCAATCAAATCCATCGCGCCTGGTGGAAAGAATGCTCCGTTTACCAGATCTGGCCCGCGTCCTACAAAGACTCCAACGAAGACGGCATTGGAGATATCCCCGGTATCATCTCCAAACTCGACTACATCAAGAATCTTGGCGTGGACATCGTCTGGCTATGTCCCTCGTACAAATCTCCCCAGGTGGACATGGGATATGATATTGCCGACTACTACAACATTGCCGATGAGTATGGCACGGTCGCCGATGTTGAGAAATTGATTCAGGAGTGCCATGAGAGGGGAATGAAGCTTCTCATGGACCTTGTGGTGAACCATACTAGTGATCAAATTGAGTGGTTCAAGAAGTCTAGGAGCTCAAAGGATAATGAGTATCGGAATTGGTATGTCTGGAAGCCTCCTAGGTTTGATGAGCAGGGCAACCGACACCCGCCTAACAACTGGATGTCGCATTTCCAAG GCAGCGCTTGGCAATACGATGAGTTGACCGGCGAATACTACCTCCACCTATACGCCACCGAGCAACCAGACCTCAACTGGGAGCACCCACCTGTCCGCGATGCTGTCCACGACATCATGCGTTTCTGGCTCGACAAGGGAGCTGATGGATTCCGAATGGACGTCATCAACTTCGTCAGCAAGGATCAACGCTTCCCAGACGTCCCCGTCAAAGATCCACGGACTCCTTGGCAATGGGCAGACAGGTACTACGCCAACGGACCGCGTCTACACGAATACCTACAGGGACTGGGTGATATTCTCAAGGAGTACGACGCATTCAGCGTGGGCGAGATGCCGTTCGTCAAGGACACCAATGAAGTGCTGAAGGCCGTGCGATACGACCGCAACGAAATCAACATGATCTTCAACTTCGAGCATGTCGATATCGACCACGGCACGTACGACAAGTTCGAGCCCGGAAACTGGAAACTCACAGACCTCAAGGAATTCTTCGAGCGCTGGCAAACCTTCATGTACGACAATGGCGGCTGGAACGCCCTATACTGGGAGAACCATGACCAACCCCGCTCAATCGACCGCTATACGAACGCCAAGGAAGAGCACCATGTGATTTCATCCAAGATGCTGGCCACAGTGCTGGCACTCCACGGCGGCACCCCGTTCGTGTACCAGGGCCAAGAGATCGGCATGCGAAACATCCCTCCGTCCTGGGGCATGGAGGAGTACAAGGACATCGATTGCCTTAACCACTGGAACCCACTCGTCCGGGACCGCCCCTCCGACATAAACGCGCAAACGATCGCCCGTCAGGAATACCAGAAGAAATCTCGCGACAACGCCCGCACGCCCGTGCAATGGACCTCCGCGCCTAACGCCGGCTTCACTGGCCCCAACACCAAGCCATGGATGTCCGTCAACCCGAACTACACCAGCATAAACGCGGAAGCGCAGATCAACGACCCAAACTCAACCTACAGCTTCTGGGGACGTGTGCTGGGACTACGCAAGAAGTACCTCGACATCTTCGTGTACGGAAACTATACCCTCGTTGACCGTGATAGCCAGGAGGTATTTGCGTTCACTAGACAGTACGAGAACCAGAAGGCGATTGTTGTGTGTAACTGGACGGAGACAGCGAGGGAGTGGAGTGCAAAGGCGAATGGGATCGAGGGCGTGGAAGAGGTTATTCTGGATAATTGGGAGGGAGTGCAGGAGACTGCTCAGCGACTTGAGGGAGGGAAGTGGTCATTGAGGCCGTATGAGGCTGTTGTTGCTCTTCTGTAA
- the MOCS2 gene encoding molybdopterin synthase catalytic subunit (COG:H;~EggNog:ENOG410PMW6;~InterPro:IPR036563,IPR003448;~PFAM:PF02391;~go_process: GO:0006777 - Mo-molybdopterin cofactor biosynthetic process [Evidence IEA]), with protein sequence MSSEQQQEQQRDLPPHLNPSNYPQARTHPSLNIHLTLTYAPLNPTTHITDISSPSAGANLLFLGTTRDSFDHRPVTTLSYTTYPILAFKTLMQIAENAVAEHGLLGVSIAHRLGEVPVGECSIVVGVSAGHRGAAFRGGEEVLERCKERVEVWKREVFGDGGSEWRANEERDRDGNLK encoded by the coding sequence ATGTCctcagaacaacaacaagagCAACAACGAGACCTCCCCCCACATCTCAACCCATCAAACTACCCTCAAGCCCGCACCCACCCCTCCCTCAACATCCACCTCACCCTAACCTACGCCCCCCTAAACCCAACCACCCACATAACCGACATATCGTCCCCCTCCGCCGGCGCaaacctcctcttcctcggcaCAACCCGCGACAGCTTCGACCACCGCCCCGTCACAACCCTCAGCTACACGACCTACCCGATCCTCGCGTTCAAAACGCTCATGCAGATTGCCGAGAACGCGGTTGCAGAGCACGGGCTACTGGGGGTTAGTATTGCGCATCGGCTGGGTGAGGTGCCGGTTGGTGAGTGTTCGATTGTGGTTGGTGTTAGTGCGGGGCACCGGGGGGCGGCGTTTCGGGGTGGGGAGGAGGTGCTGGAGAGGTGTAAGGAGAGGGTGGAGGTCTGGAAGAGGGAGGTTTTTGGGGATGGGGGGAGTGAGTGGAGGGCGAATGAGGAGAGAGATCGGGATGGGAATTTGAAATAA
- the SCO1 gene encoding SCO family protein (BUSCO:EOG09264ENO;~COG:C;~EggNog:ENOG410PG4G;~InterPro:IPR003782,IPR017276,IPR036249;~PFAM:PF02630;~TransMembrane:1 (o83-104i);~go_component: GO:0005743 - mitochondrial inner membrane [Evidence IEA];~go_function: GO:0005507 - copper ion binding [Evidence IEA];~go_function: GO:0016531 - copper chaperone activity [Evidence IEA];~go_process: GO:0006878 - cellular copper ion homeostasis [Evidence IEA];~go_process: GO:0008535 - respiratory chain complex IV assembly [Evidence IEA]), with translation MTSSLKHLPRLLPRVTRTATPTIASSSRTVPLSSILHSTPRIPQVQNKNALNRNTSRTFTSSTLRARAKTMGQLRARNSTGPFSWKAALLFIVTGAGMIVYFQVEKERLARKRVAEMSKGVGRPKVGGPFVLRDLEGREFTAEDLKGKYSFVYFGFTHCPDICPDELDKMAEIIDKVNEATGDPSLFLPVFITCDPVRDTPEVLREYLKEFHPKIVGLTGTYEQVKHVCKMYRVYFSTPRDVKPGEDYLVDHSIYFYLMDPENDFVECIGRQDTPESASKVILEHINDWKREGRALTGRQQ, from the exons ATGACATCCAGCCTCAAACATCTCCCTCGGCTACTCCCCCGGGTCACCCGCACCGCCACCCCAACAATCGCATCCTCCTCCCGCACTGTCCCGCTCTCCTCTATCCTCCACTCGACACCACGCATCCCGCAAGTCCAGAACAAAAATGCCCTTAACCGCAACACAAGCCGCACCTTCACCTCGAGCACACTACGAGCGCGCGCAAAAACAATGGGCCAACTCCGCGCCCGCAACTCCACCGGCCCGTTCTCGTGGAAAGCGGCGCTGCTTTTCATCGTAACTGGGGCCGGGATGATTGTGTACTTCCAGGTTGAGAAGGAGAGGTTGGCGAGGAAGCGCGTTGCGGAGATGAGTAAGGGTGTTGGGAGGCCGAAGGTTGGGGGGCCGTTTGTGCTGAGGGATCTGGAGGGGAGGGAGTTTACGGCGGAGGATTTGAAGGGGAAGTATTCATTT GTTTACTTCGGATTCACGCATTGCCCCGATATCTGCCCAGACGAACTTGACAAAATGGCCGAGATCATCGACAAGGTCAACGAGGCGACTGGCGATCCGAGCCTCTTCCTGCCTGTGTTTATCACGTGCGATCCTGTTCGCGACACGCCTGAAGTCCTGCGCGAATATCTGAAGGAGTTCCATCCGAAGATCGTCGGGTTGACGGGGACGTATGAGCAGGTGAAGCATGTGTGCAAGATGTACCGGGTGTACTTTAGTACGCCGCGGGATGTGAAGCCCGGAGAGGATTATTTGGTGGATCATAGCATTTATTTCTATCTTATGG ATCCCGAGAACGATTTCGTCGAATGTATCGGCCGGCAAGATACCCCCGAGTCGGCCTCGAAGGTGATTCTGGAGCACATCAACGATTGGAAGCGTGAGGGCCGGGCGTTGACCGGCAGACAACAATAG
- a CDS encoding uncharacterized protein (COG:S;~EggNog:ENOG410PJKH), with protein sequence MSDLVGVAPAATTLGGAGAASHGRVQNGAPRPVPVNTNPPSGVRTPTDIMRQRREREGRRKAEQEARDREQQQQQEPQPQPPVQQQPYAAGVDRMSQRRPTTSAGAGHRRAGSQPGPPPSSAQPIPGQPKPQQPGATKPADASQEPRRVAFPHAFERWETLSSHWEGLTGYWIRKLEQNNEALERDPLSQQMARQVTDLSAAGANLFHAVVELQRLRASSERKFQRWFFDTRAEQERAKELQAELERQIQTERQARAEAVASYQKAESDKRRVDDLVKEMRRELQISKDEARRAWEELGRREQEERDRTASLRNGEPTLVGGVQVVPMISSRQHPINYSSTEENEDRYARDAAMKMSDAGDAQYYDDQPVSPTGSDPFSETVRKTDPASTIPASQPQPSYPGHFYRPENATVPGHTRATSDPEYGQSVEGSEPGDDEYTHYQRDSQGRPLVYPGTMSEESDDYDPEDNGPYATEGSYVPSTSASPSVPTTSAPVYNYPPTSGGWGWDSVTPRHRHPTRLSDVMEEDEPRTTPSRASRTSH encoded by the coding sequence ATGTCGGATTTGGTTGGTGTAGCCCCTGCTGCCACCACGCTAGGTGGTGCAGGTGCTGCAAGTCATGGTCGGGTACAGAATGGTGCGCCCCGTCCCGTCCCGGTCAACACGAACCCGCCCAGCGGTGTGCGAACACCTACGGATATCATGAGACAGCGTCGGGAACGAGAAGGTCGTCGCAAAGCAGAACAAGAAGCGAGAGACCGagaacaacagcagcagcaggagccGCAGCCGCAACCCCCTgttcagcagcagccgtaTGCTGCTGGCGTTGATCGAATGTCGCAACGTCGACCTACCACTTCGGCCGGGGCTGGTCACCGTAGGGCTGGGAGTCAGCCAGGACCGCCTCCGTCATCTGCTCAGCCAATTCCTGGCCAGCCGAAGCCGCAGCAGCCTGGTGCCACCAAGCCAGCGGATGCTTCTCAGGAGCCACGCCGTGTGGCCTTTCCGCACGCGTTTGAACGCTGGGAAACACTGTCCTCCCACTGGGAAGGACTGACCGGTTACTGGATCCGCAAGTTGGAGCAAAACAACGAAGCCTTGGAACGCGATCCTTTGAGCCAACAGATGGCCCGCCAAGTCACAGACCTGTCAGCTGCCGGCGCCAATCTTTTCCACGCGGTGGTAGAACTGCAACGCTTACGGGCCTCCTCCGAGCGCAAATTCCAACGCTGGTTCTTCGACACTCGCGCCGAGCAAGAACGCGCCAAAGAACTCCAAGCCGAGCTAGAACGCCAAATCCAAACCGAGCGCCAGGCCCGCGCAGAAGCCGTCGCGTCCTACCAAAAAGCCGAGTCCGACAAAAGACGAGTCGATGACCTGGTCAAAGAAATGCGTCGCGAGCTCCAAATCTCCAAAGACGAAGCCCGCCGTGCCTGGGAAGAACTTGGCCGTCGCGAACAGGAAGAACGCGATCGAACCGCTTCCCTGCGCAACGGCGAACCAACCCTCGTCGGCGGTGTCCAAGTCGTCCCCATGATTTCCAGCCGTCAACACCCGATTAACTACTCGTCGACGGAAGAGAACGAGGACCGCTACGCACGCGACGCAGCTATGAAAATGTCCGACGCAGGCGACGCCCAGTACTACGACGACCAACCGGTTTCACCCACAGGAAGCGACCCTTTCTCGGAAACCGTGCGCAAAACCGATCCCGCGTCAACAATCCCAGCCTCCCAGCCCCAACCTTCCTACCCGGGCCACTTCTACCGTCCTGAAAACGCAACAGTCCCAGGCCACACCCGCGCAACCTCCGACCCGGAGTACGGCCAGAGCGTCGAGGGCAGCGAGCCCGGCGACGATGAATACACACACTACCAGCGGGACTCCCAGGGCCGCCCCCTCGTCTACCCAGGCACCATGTCCGAAGAAAGCGACGACTACGATCCAGAAGACAACGGCCCCTATGCCACGGAGGGTAGCTACGTCCCCAGCACGTCTGCCTCTCCTTCCGTGCCTACGACTTCCGCACCGGTGTACAATTACCCCCCGACGTCTGGAGGCTGGGGCTGGGACTCTGTCACGCCGCGCCATCGCCATCCCACGCGTCTTAGCGATGTGATGGAAGAAGACGAGCCGAGAACGACGCCTAGTCGGGCTAGTCGGACTAGTCACTGA